In the genome of Desulfuromonas sp. DDH964, one region contains:
- a CDS encoding 3-isopropylmalate dehydratase large subunit has translation MGKTIAEKIFDAHLRDEPFPGTKVLDLDRVLCHEITTPVAIADLEWRGKDRVFDNTKIKAVIDHVTPSKDSKTALQAKMLRDWARRHDIKDFFDVGHNGVCHALFPEKGYIRPGYTVIMGDSHTCTHGAFGAFAAGVGTTDLEVGILKGVCAFREPASIRVDLVGTLPAGVYAKDVILHVIGQLGVNGATDRVLEFRGPIVEAMSMDARMTLCNMAIEAGGTCGICLPDATTVDYLWTFIQDEFPNKAAAVEDYRVWHSDADAVYEKVLTFDVSGLEPQVTYGYKPDHVKAVGELSGSRVDQVYIGTCTNGRIEDLRQAAAVLKGKKIAETVRGIVSPATPKIFNEALAEGIIQVFMEAGFCVTNPTCGACLGMSNGVLAEGEVCASTSNRNFNGRMGKGGMVHLMSPTTAAASALTGVITDARSL, from the coding sequence ATGGGCAAGACCATTGCTGAAAAGATTTTCGATGCACACCTGCGTGATGAACCCTTCCCGGGGACCAAGGTGCTTGACCTCGACCGGGTTCTTTGCCACGAAATCACCACTCCGGTTGCGATTGCCGACCTCGAGTGGCGGGGAAAGGATCGGGTGTTCGACAACACCAAGATCAAGGCGGTGATTGACCATGTCACCCCGTCCAAGGACAGCAAAACTGCCCTGCAGGCGAAGATGCTGCGCGACTGGGCCCGGCGCCATGACATCAAGGACTTTTTCGATGTCGGGCACAACGGGGTCTGCCACGCGCTCTTCCCGGAAAAGGGCTATATCCGTCCAGGTTACACCGTCATCATGGGTGACTCCCATACCTGTACCCATGGTGCTTTCGGCGCATTTGCCGCCGGCGTTGGTACCACCGACCTCGAGGTCGGCATCCTTAAAGGGGTATGTGCCTTTCGGGAACCCGCTTCGATCCGGGTTGATCTCGTCGGTACCCTGCCCGCAGGTGTCTATGCCAAGGATGTGATCCTTCACGTCATCGGCCAACTCGGCGTTAACGGCGCCACGGACCGGGTCCTGGAATTCCGCGGGCCGATCGTCGAAGCGATGAGCATGGATGCGCGAATGACGCTTTGCAATATGGCGATCGAGGCGGGTGGGACCTGCGGCATCTGTCTTCCCGATGCAACCACGGTCGATTACCTCTGGACCTTCATTCAGGACGAGTTTCCGAACAAGGCGGCGGCAGTCGAGGACTATCGGGTCTGGCATTCAGACGCCGATGCGGTTTACGAAAAAGTGTTGACCTTCGATGTCTCCGGGCTCGAGCCTCAGGTTACCTATGGCTACAAACCGGATCATGTCAAGGCGGTTGGCGAATTGAGCGGATCCCGCGTCGACCAGGTCTATATCGGCACCTGTACCAACGGGCGGATCGAAGACCTGCGCCAGGCCGCGGCGGTGCTCAAGGGGAAGAAGATTGCCGAGACCGTGCGCGGTATCGTCTCGCCGGCGACCCCCAAAATTTTCAACGAGGCTCTCGCCGAGGGGATAATCCAGGTCTTCATGGAGGCCGGCTTCTGTGTCACCAATCCGACCTGCGGCGCCTGCCTCGGGATGAGCAACGGTGTCCTCGCCGAAGGGGAGGTCTGTGCCTCGACCAGCAACCGCAATTTCAACGGCCGCATGGGCAAGGGCGGGATGGTCCACCTGATGAGCCCGACCACGGCAGCGGCCTCGGCCCTCACCGGGGTCATTACCGATGCCCGTTCGCTCTGA
- the ilvC gene encoding ketol-acid reductoisomerase yields the protein MKVYYDKDTDLSLIRGMKVAIIGYGSQGHAHSNNLKDSGVDVTVALREGSASAKKAQNSGLTVKPVPAAVAAADLVMILTPDEFQSQLYKAEIEPNLKQGATLAFAHGFAIHYNQVVPRADLDVIMIAPKAPGHTVRSEFTRGGGIPDLIAVFQDASGKAKNVALSYASAIGGGRTGIIETSFKDETETDLFGEQAVLCGGAVELVKAGFETLVEAGYAPEMAYFECLHELKLIVDLMYEGGIANMNYSISNNAEYGEYVTGPRVINEESRKAMRECLKNIQTGDYAKRFILEGQTNYPEMTARRRLNAAHPIEQVGERLRSMMPWIQKIVDKSKN from the coding sequence ATGAAGGTTTATTACGACAAGGATACCGACCTCTCCCTGATCCGCGGGATGAAGGTTGCCATCATCGGCTACGGTTCCCAGGGGCATGCCCACTCCAACAACCTCAAGGATTCCGGGGTTGATGTCACCGTGGCCCTGCGTGAGGGCTCGGCCTCGGCGAAGAAGGCCCAGAATTCCGGCCTCACCGTCAAGCCCGTCCCGGCCGCCGTGGCGGCGGCCGACCTGGTGATGATCCTCACCCCCGACGAATTCCAGTCCCAGCTTTACAAAGCGGAAATCGAGCCGAACCTCAAGCAGGGGGCGACCCTCGCTTTTGCCCACGGTTTCGCAATCCATTACAACCAGGTCGTCCCCCGTGCCGACCTCGATGTCATCATGATTGCCCCCAAGGCCCCGGGGCACACCGTGCGCAGCGAGTTCACCCGCGGCGGTGGCATTCCCGACCTGATCGCCGTCTTCCAGGACGCTTCCGGCAAGGCGAAGAATGTGGCGCTCTCCTACGCCAGTGCCATCGGTGGTGGTCGTACCGGCATCATCGAGACCAGCTTCAAGGATGAAACCGAAACCGACCTCTTCGGGGAGCAGGCGGTCCTCTGCGGCGGCGCCGTGGAACTGGTCAAGGCCGGGTTCGAAACCCTGGTCGAGGCCGGCTATGCGCCGGAGATGGCCTACTTCGAGTGCCTCCATGAGCTCAAGCTGATCGTCGATTTGATGTACGAAGGCGGCATCGCCAACATGAACTACTCGATCTCCAACAATGCCGAATACGGCGAGTACGTGACCGGCCCCCGCGTCATCAACGAAGAAAGCCGCAAGGCGATGCGCGAGTGCCTGAAAAACATCCAGACCGGTGACTACGCCAAGCGCTTCATCCTCGAGGGACAGACCAACTACCCGGAGATGACCGCCCGCCGTCGCCTCAACGCCGCGCACCCCATCGAGCAGGTCGGCGAGCGGCTGCGCAGCATGATGCCCTGGATCCAGAAGATCGTCGACAAGAGTAAAAACTGA
- the ilvD gene encoding dihydroxy-acid dehydratase, with protein MSKRSDMITQGFERTPHRALLMGTGVPREQMDRPFIGVATSFTDLIPGHTGMRDLERFIEKGVHSGGGYSFFFGIPGVCDGIAMGHKGMHYSLPTRELIADMIESVAEAHRLDGLVLLTNCDKITPGMLMAAARLDIPCIVVTAGPMLTGRGEGTRRFSFVSDTFEAMARYKAGVIDAKELQMCEDQACPTAGSCQGLFTANTMAILTETLGMSLLRCGTALAVSSLKRRIAFASGERIVQLVRDQITPRQIMTRAAFENAIRVDLALGGSSNTVLHLLAIAREAGVELPLETFDELGRTTPQLASMNPGGKHFMEDLDAAGGVAAVLYQLRDRINDNPTLTGPTVQEIVASVERVDEEVVHPVSDPVRAEGGIAVLSGNLAPDGAVVKQSGVSEQMMLFEGKAVCFDSEEGAMQALMNGVIVPGDIVVIRYEGPKGGPGMREMLAPTATLMGLGLGDSVALITDGRFSGGTRGPCIGHISPEAAEGGPIALVENGDTILLDIPNRKLELKVDAAVLEERRSRWSRPEPKISGGWLARYAAVVTSANTGAVTKA; from the coding sequence ATGAGCAAACGCAGTGACATGATCACCCAGGGTTTCGAACGTACCCCCCATCGCGCCCTGCTGATGGGGACCGGTGTCCCCCGGGAACAGATGGACCGCCCCTTCATCGGGGTTGCCACCTCCTTCACCGATCTCATCCCCGGCCATACCGGGATGCGCGACCTGGAGCGCTTTATCGAAAAGGGCGTACACAGCGGTGGCGGCTATTCCTTCTTTTTCGGGATTCCCGGCGTCTGTGACGGCATCGCCATGGGGCACAAGGGGATGCACTATTCCCTGCCGACCCGGGAGCTGATTGCCGACATGATCGAATCGGTCGCCGAGGCCCATCGCCTCGATGGCCTGGTGCTCCTCACCAACTGTGACAAGATCACCCCGGGGATGTTGATGGCCGCAGCGCGGCTCGACATCCCCTGCATTGTCGTCACCGCCGGACCGATGCTGACCGGCCGCGGCGAGGGGACCCGGCGCTTCTCCTTTGTCAGCGACACCTTCGAGGCGATGGCCCGCTACAAGGCGGGGGTGATCGACGCCAAGGAATTGCAGATGTGCGAGGACCAGGCCTGTCCCACCGCCGGTTCCTGCCAGGGGCTCTTCACCGCCAACACCATGGCGATCCTGACCGAGACCCTCGGCATGAGCCTGCTGCGCTGCGGAACGGCGCTGGCGGTTTCTTCCCTCAAACGGCGCATCGCCTTCGCCTCCGGGGAGCGTATCGTGCAACTGGTGCGCGACCAGATCACGCCGCGCCAGATCATGACCCGGGCCGCCTTTGAAAATGCCATCCGCGTTGACCTCGCCCTCGGTGGCTCGAGCAACACGGTTCTGCATCTCCTCGCCATCGCCCGGGAGGCCGGCGTCGAGCTGCCGCTGGAGACCTTCGACGAGCTCGGGCGCACCACCCCGCAACTGGCGTCGATGAACCCCGGCGGCAAGCATTTCATGGAAGACCTCGACGCCGCCGGCGGCGTCGCCGCGGTCCTCTACCAGCTGCGCGATCGCATCAACGACAACCCGACCCTGACCGGACCGACGGTGCAGGAGATCGTCGCCAGTGTCGAACGGGTCGACGAGGAGGTCGTCCACCCGGTGAGTGATCCGGTGCGCGCCGAGGGCGGGATTGCCGTCCTCAGCGGCAACCTCGCGCCGGACGGGGCGGTCGTCAAACAGTCCGGCGTGTCGGAACAGATGATGCTCTTCGAAGGGAAGGCGGTCTGCTTCGATTCCGAGGAAGGGGCAATGCAGGCGCTGATGAATGGCGTCATCGTCCCTGGTGATATCGTCGTCATCCGCTACGAAGGGCCCAAGGGAGGACCCGGCATGCGCGAGATGCTCGCCCCCACCGCGACCCTGATGGGGCTTGGCCTCGGCGACAGCGTCGCCCTGATCACCGACGGGCGCTTCTCCGGCGGCACCCGCGGGCCCTGCATCGGGCATATTTCGCCGGAAGCGGCGGAAGGAGGTCCCATCGCCCTGGTCGAAAATGGCGATACCATCCTGCTTGATATTCCCAACCGCAAGCTGGAACTCAAGGTCGATGCGGCCGTTCTGGAGGAGCGCCGCAGCCGCTGGAGCCGGCCCGAGCCGAAAATCAGTGGCGGCTGGCTCGCCCGTTATGCGGCCGTCGTCACTTCGGCCAATACCGGGGCGGTGACCAAGGCATGA
- a CDS encoding 3-isopropylmalate dehydratase small subunit, with amino-acid sequence MKKVFGGPALLLDRSDINTDEIIPAKYLTEVTKEALKPYCLEDLKLEGFDPRGETLKQARVIVSRENFGCGSSREHAPWVFEVNDIHTIIAEGYARIFRQNMFNGGMLAIELPRADIDRLFALQAAGPVEVTVDLAGQQLSARAGGKSEAFRFEISPFDKALVEAGGWVEFADARY; translated from the coding sequence ATGAAAAAGGTTTTTGGCGGCCCGGCGCTCCTTCTCGACCGTTCCGATATCAACACTGATGAAATCATCCCGGCCAAGTACCTGACCGAGGTGACGAAAGAGGCCCTCAAGCCCTATTGCCTGGAGGACCTCAAGCTCGAAGGTTTCGACCCCCGGGGGGAAACCCTGAAGCAGGCCCGGGTGATCGTATCCCGGGAGAACTTTGGTTGCGGCTCCTCCCGGGAACATGCGCCCTGGGTCTTCGAAGTCAACGATATCCATACCATCATCGCCGAGGGCTATGCCCGGATTTTCCGGCAGAATATGTTCAATGGCGGCATGCTGGCGATTGAACTTCCCAGGGCGGATATCGACCGGCTCTTTGCCCTGCAGGCGGCCGGTCCGGTCGAAGTCACCGTTGACCTTGCCGGGCAGCAGCTTTCCGCCCGAGCAGGGGGCAAAAGCGAAGCTTTCCGGTTCGAAATCTCTCCCTTCGACAAGGCCCTGGTCGAGGCGGGTGGCTGGGTCGAATTCGCCGATGCCCGCTATTGA
- a CDS encoding YdcH family protein, producing the protein MEEKDQTVVQTLFDSNPRFRLLYEEHRLLEKELNQLEDRPFLTPEDEIEKKKIQKLKLAGKDEMERIIAGHRH; encoded by the coding sequence ATGGAGGAGAAAGACCAGACTGTGGTTCAGACGCTGTTCGACAGCAATCCTCGCTTTCGTCTGCTCTACGAAGAACACCGCTTGCTGGAAAAGGAATTGAATCAGCTTGAGGATCGGCCCTTTCTGACCCCGGAAGACGAGATAGAAAAGAAAAAAATCCAGAAACTGAAACTTGCCGGCAAGGACGAGATGGAGCGAATTATCGCCGGCCACCGGCACTGA
- the ilvB gene encoding biosynthetic-type acetolactate synthase large subunit, whose amino-acid sequence MKKTGSQILLESLVLEGVDTVFGYPGGTVINIYNDLMDYPIKHILNRHEQGAVHAADGYARATGKVGVAIATSGPGATNTITGIATAYMDSIPLVVITGQVPTALIGNDAFQEADIIGITRPITKHNYLVKDVKDLARIIKQAFYIARTGRPGPVVIDLPKDVQMASTKFEYPETVEIRGYKPTYSGNPRQIEKAVKMILAAKKPVIYVGGGVTLSDASNELLGFAETIQAPVTTTLMAMASFPRNNPLSLGMLGMHGTYYANMAITHSDLLIAVGARFDDRVTGKIATFAPHAKIIHIDIDPTSIKKNVRVDLPIVGDLKDVLQKMVADLGGHADKVKELVATLAPWRQEIDGWKAKHPMAYQASDKIIKPQYVIEKLRELSNDDAIVTTEVGQHQMWTAQFFEFRQPRTFLTSGGLGTMGYGLPAALGAQAAFPERQVIDISGDGSFQMNSQELATLVQYRLPVKIVILNNNFLGMVRQWQQLFFDRRYSQTCMELPIDFVKLAEAYGATGLRATSPDEVEEVIKQAFATPGPVIMEFKVAREENVLPMVPAGAGLNEMVLAS is encoded by the coding sequence GTGAAGAAAACCGGATCGCAGATTCTGCTCGAAAGCCTGGTGCTGGAAGGGGTTGATACCGTTTTCGGCTATCCCGGGGGGACTGTCATCAATATTTACAACGACTTGATGGATTATCCGATCAAGCACATCCTCAACCGCCATGAGCAGGGGGCGGTGCATGCCGCCGACGGCTATGCCCGGGCCACCGGCAAGGTCGGTGTCGCCATTGCAACCAGCGGTCCCGGCGCCACCAACACCATCACCGGCATCGCCACGGCCTACATGGATTCGATTCCGCTGGTCGTCATCACCGGCCAGGTGCCGACGGCGCTGATCGGGAACGACGCTTTTCAGGAGGCCGACATTATCGGCATCACCCGCCCGATCACCAAGCACAACTACCTGGTCAAGGATGTCAAGGACCTGGCGCGGATCATCAAGCAGGCCTTCTACATCGCCCGCACCGGCCGCCCCGGGCCGGTGGTGATCGACCTGCCCAAGGATGTGCAAATGGCCTCGACCAAATTCGAATATCCCGAGACGGTCGAGATTCGCGGCTACAAGCCGACCTACAGCGGCAACCCGCGCCAGATCGAGAAGGCGGTGAAGATGATCCTGGCGGCGAAAAAGCCGGTCATCTATGTCGGCGGCGGGGTGACGCTGTCGGACGCCAGCAACGAACTGCTCGGTTTTGCCGAAACCATCCAGGCCCCGGTGACCACCACCCTGATGGCGATGGCTTCCTTCCCCCGCAACAACCCGCTGAGTCTTGGCATGCTTGGCATGCACGGCACCTATTATGCCAACATGGCGATCACCCATTCCGACCTGCTGATTGCTGTCGGTGCCCGTTTCGATGACCGGGTGACCGGGAAGATCGCGACCTTCGCCCCCCACGCCAAGATCATCCATATCGATATCGACCCGACCTCGATCAAGAAGAATGTTCGCGTCGATCTGCCGATCGTCGGCGACCTCAAGGATGTCCTGCAGAAAATGGTGGCCGACCTGGGCGGGCATGCTGACAAGGTGAAAGAACTGGTCGCGACCCTCGCGCCCTGGCGCCAGGAGATCGACGGCTGGAAGGCCAAGCATCCGATGGCCTACCAGGCCTCCGACAAGATCATCAAGCCCCAGTACGTCATCGAAAAGCTGCGCGAACTCTCGAACGACGATGCCATCGTCACCACGGAAGTCGGTCAGCACCAGATGTGGACCGCCCAGTTCTTCGAGTTCCGTCAGCCCCGGACCTTCCTCACCTCCGGCGGGCTCGGCACCATGGGCTACGGACTGCCAGCGGCTCTCGGGGCCCAGGCCGCCTTCCCCGAGCGCCAGGTGATCGATATCTCCGGCGACGGCTCGTTCCAGATGAATTCCCAGGAACTGGCGACCCTGGTACAGTACCGCTTGCCGGTGAAAATCGTCATCCTCAACAACAATTTTCTCGGCATGGTCCGCCAGTGGCAGCAGCTCTTTTTCGATCGCCGCTACAGCCAGACCTGCATGGAACTCCCCATCGATTTTGTCAAACTGGCCGAAGCCTATGGCGCCACTGGCCTGCGGGCGACCAGCCCCGACGAGGTCGAGGAGGTGATCAAGCAGGCGTTCGCGACCCCCGGTCCGGTGATCATGGAGTTCAAGGTGGCCCGGGAAGAGAACGTGCTGCCGATGGTTCCGGCCGGCGCCGGACTCAACGAAATGGTGCTGGCGTCTTAA
- the ilvN gene encoding acetolactate synthase small subunit — MKHTISVLVENEFGVLTRVAGLFSGRGFNIESLSVAPTLDPSISRMTILTRGDDQILEQITKQLNKLIDTIKVIDFTGQDFIEREMALIKVTAEEETRAEVLRIVDIFRAKVVDVTPRSYTVEITGAPAKIDAIVELLRPLGIKELVRSGPVVLGRGSKGWKGAE; from the coding sequence ATGAAACATACAATTTCGGTGCTGGTGGAGAATGAGTTCGGCGTCCTGACCCGGGTGGCCGGGCTCTTTTCGGGGCGCGGTTTCAATATCGAGAGCCTGTCGGTGGCCCCGACCCTCGATCCCTCGATCTCACGGATGACCATTCTGACCCGGGGCGACGACCAGATTCTCGAACAGATCACCAAGCAGCTCAACAAGCTGATCGATACCATCAAGGTGATCGATTTTACCGGCCAGGACTTTATCGAGCGGGAGATGGCGCTGATCAAGGTCACCGCCGAAGAGGAGACCCGGGCGGAGGTCCTGCGCATTGTCGATATCTTCCGCGCCAAGGTGGTCGATGTCACGCCCCGCTCCTATACGGTGGAGATCACCGGTGCGCCGGCCAAGATCGATGCCATCGTCGAACTGCTGCGGCCGCTGGGGATCAAGGAACTGGTCCGCTCCGGGCCGGTGGTGCTCGGACGCGGCAGCAAGGGGTGGAAGGGGGCCGAGTAG
- a CDS encoding 2-isopropylmalate synthase, whose product MSEPKRIRIFDTTLRDGEQSPGASMNIEEKLRIAHQLEKLNVDVIEAGFPIASDGDFEAVKRVAQTIRGPQIAGLSRAGDMDIDRAWEALKYAGERGRIHTFIATSDIHMKYKLKMSEDQVVETAVRAVKRAAGYTPNVEFSAEDAVRTRLPFLARVIEAVIDAGAITVNIPDTVGYTIPSEYFNIIRYLKENVPNIEKAIISVHCHNDLGLAVANSLAAVQAGAEQVECTINGIGERAGNCSLEEVVMALRTRQDIMPFKTNVATEHIYAASKLLSTITGIVVQPNKAIVGANAFAHEAGIHQHGVMMEKSTYEIMTPESIGLNTNKLVLGKHSGRHAFIERLKELGYTLSKEDSEKAFVRFKSLADQKKEIFDEDLDAIVADEIIRVPERFKLLQMNVSSGSFAAPTATVEMEIDGRKRKTATMGDGPVDATFKAIRKLTKSSARLVTFTVGAITGGTDAQGECTVRLEEGGREIIGQGAHPDIIVASAKAYINAINKVASTPKRNPVHL is encoded by the coding sequence ATGAGCGAGCCCAAAAGAATCCGAATTTTCGATACCACCCTCCGCGATGGCGAGCAATCCCCCGGCGCCAGCATGAACATCGAGGAGAAACTGCGCATCGCCCACCAGCTCGAAAAGCTCAATGTCGATGTCATCGAGGCCGGCTTTCCGATCGCCTCCGACGGCGACTTCGAGGCTGTAAAACGGGTCGCCCAGACCATCCGCGGCCCGCAGATCGCCGGCTTGTCGCGGGCCGGCGACATGGATATCGATCGTGCCTGGGAAGCACTCAAGTACGCCGGTGAGCGGGGCCGGATCCATACCTTCATCGCCACCAGCGACATTCACATGAAGTACAAGTTGAAGATGAGCGAGGACCAGGTCGTCGAGACCGCCGTCCGTGCCGTCAAGCGCGCCGCCGGCTACACGCCGAACGTCGAATTCTCCGCCGAGGATGCCGTACGCACCCGCCTGCCGTTTCTGGCACGGGTGATCGAGGCGGTGATCGATGCTGGCGCCATCACCGTCAATATTCCCGACACCGTCGGCTACACCATCCCGTCGGAATATTTCAATATCATCCGCTACCTCAAGGAGAATGTGCCGAATATCGAAAAAGCGATTATTTCGGTCCATTGTCATAACGACCTCGGCCTGGCGGTCGCCAACTCCCTGGCCGCAGTCCAGGCGGGTGCCGAGCAGGTGGAATGCACCATCAACGGCATCGGCGAGCGTGCCGGCAACTGCTCGCTGGAGGAGGTGGTGATGGCCCTGCGCACCCGCCAGGACATCATGCCTTTCAAGACCAATGTGGCGACGGAACATATCTATGCCGCCAGCAAGCTCCTCTCCACCATCACCGGCATCGTCGTTCAGCCCAACAAGGCGATCGTCGGCGCCAACGCCTTTGCCCACGAGGCCGGCATTCACCAGCATGGTGTGATGATGGAGAAATCGACCTACGAAATCATGACCCCCGAGTCGATCGGTCTCAATACCAACAAACTGGTCCTCGGCAAGCATTCGGGACGCCATGCCTTTATCGAGCGATTGAAGGAACTCGGCTACACCCTCTCCAAGGAGGACTCGGAAAAGGCTTTTGTTCGTTTCAAGTCCCTCGCCGACCAGAAAAAGGAGATTTTTGACGAGGACCTCGACGCCATCGTCGCCGACGAGATCATCCGCGTCCCCGAGCGCTTCAAGCTGTTGCAGATGAACGTCTCCTCCGGCTCCTTCGCCGCGCCGACGGCCACCGTCGAAATGGAAATCGACGGCCGCAAGCGCAAGACCGCCACCATGGGGGACGGACCGGTCGACGCCACCTTCAAGGCGATCCGCAAGCTGACCAAGAGTTCGGCCCGCCTCGTCACCTTTACCGTCGGCGCTATTACCGGCGGTACCGATGCCCAGGGGGAATGTACCGTCCGCCTGGAAGAGGGCGGTCGCGAGATCATCGGTCAGGGAGCGCATCCCGACATCATCGTTGCCTCGGCCAAGGCTTATATCAATGCCATTAACAAGGTCGCCTCGACACCGAAGCGGAACCCGGTCCATTTGTGA
- a CDS encoding phosphatidylserine decarboxylase family protein, translating into MRNQNQPVASEGYPFIALFSFITLVFALLGWSLPTLLFLGLSLFTVYFFRNPERVTPDEADAVIAPADGKVIFVGEVMEDRYFKGKATKVSIFMNVFNVHVNRAPVSGTVVEKFYNKGAFVNASLDKASLQNEQAGLLIETPEGLRLLCVQIAGLIARRIVTYPDVGDTLERGCRYGLIRFGSRVDLYFPPGSEVTVRNGETTVAGESILGFLR; encoded by the coding sequence GTGCGTAATCAGAACCAACCGGTGGCGAGCGAAGGATATCCTTTTATCGCCCTTTTTTCTTTTATCACCCTGGTTTTTGCTCTTTTGGGCTGGTCGCTGCCGACCCTGCTCTTCCTCGGGCTGAGCCTCTTCACGGTCTACTTCTTCCGTAATCCCGAGCGGGTGACGCCCGATGAAGCGGATGCCGTGATCGCCCCCGCCGACGGCAAGGTGATCTTTGTCGGCGAGGTCATGGAGGATCGCTATTTCAAAGGGAAGGCGACCAAGGTCAGCATTTTCATGAACGTCTTCAACGTTCATGTCAACCGCGCCCCGGTCAGCGGCACGGTGGTCGAGAAGTTTTACAACAAGGGCGCCTTCGTCAATGCCTCCCTCGACAAGGCGAGCCTGCAGAACGAGCAGGCCGGTCTGCTGATCGAAACGCCCGAGGGACTGCGGCTCCTCTGTGTCCAGATCGCCGGCCTGATCGCGCGGCGCATCGTCACCTACCCGGACGTTGGCGATACCCTCGAACGCGGCTGCCGTTACGGCCTGATCCGCTTCGGTTCCCGGGTCGATCTCTATTTCCCCCCCGGCTCTGAAGTCACGGTCCGCAATGGCGAGACGACCGTTGCCGGGGAATCGATCCTCGGGTTCCTGCGCTGA
- the tsaB gene encoding tRNA (adenosine(37)-N6)-threonylcarbamoyltransferase complex dimerization subunit type 1 TsaB gives MDPRLLLINTATPAGSIALTAGEQVLAELLLNLASPHSDRLLAGIDRLLADTGTSLSQLDAIGVVHGPGSFTGLRVGIATAKGLSLATGKPLVGISSLQALACQFPASSLPVCVLLDARKKEVYAGLYRWFEGVPQLQGVEAVIDPEGLLDDLAETTLFVGDGALVYRTLIVRRLGTRAHFVPWPGNLLRVSFAAPLVQQALAAGEGCSAAALKARYIRRSEAEIMHSRRTAAGVLDG, from the coding sequence ATGGACCCACGCCTGCTCCTGATCAACACGGCTACCCCGGCGGGAAGTATCGCGCTCACCGCCGGTGAGCAGGTGCTCGCCGAATTGCTGCTCAACCTTGCCAGCCCCCATTCCGATCGCCTGTTGGCCGGGATTGACCGGCTTCTCGCGGATACCGGTACCAGCCTTTCCCAACTCGACGCGATCGGGGTGGTGCACGGCCCCGGCTCCTTTACCGGGTTGCGGGTCGGAATCGCAACCGCCAAGGGACTCTCGCTGGCCACCGGCAAGCCGCTGGTCGGCATCTCCTCGCTGCAGGCGCTGGCCTGCCAGTTCCCCGCCTCTTCCCTTCCGGTCTGTGTCCTGCTCGATGCCCGAAAAAAGGAAGTCTATGCCGGGCTTTACCGATGGTTTGAGGGTGTTCCGCAGTTGCAGGGGGTAGAGGCGGTGATCGACCCGGAAGGGTTGCTCGACGACCTTGCCGAGACGACCCTCTTTGTCGGCGACGGCGCTCTGGTCTACCGGACCCTTATTGTCCGGCGTCTCGGCACCCGGGCTCACTTTGTCCCCTGGCCGGGGAATCTTCTTCGTGTCAGCTTTGCCGCTCCCCTGGTGCAGCAGGCGCTCGCCGCCGGGGAGGGCTGCTCGGCGGCCGCCCTGAAAGCCCGCTACATCCGTCGCAGCGAAGCGGAAATCATGCATTCCCGGCGGACCGCCGCCGGCGTTCTAGATGGTTGA